One segment of Salvia splendens isolate huo1 chromosome 20, SspV2, whole genome shotgun sequence DNA contains the following:
- the LOC121781523 gene encoding neurofilament medium polypeptide-like yields MPTAEPIPQEAAREEIDLNETAKKQGLMTDDEFQAILDGVNQREDDTTTMVEDLDLTSRAVGEEEPELETPQTEVGESDEHIEEELVPRAEVPEPVAPPRAERPKPEREPEEEKDEDDGEEARYQEERKRKGKALIKKKPSVKRQRTANTGVVITEAVQRTPPSRREQSDSEYAITEESDSDSDISLENEECSEQQLPRNHRELVHPPVERLRYRHWAVDLTDDLVEEMKLFDSKKLRSSMARMKGELETGKLVREAGPSGHGRTNEPRVSEEVVPETEEAEQKEEAEQEKSEEEPSGNEEEELKEPPAPVPAPRRSRRNV; encoded by the exons ATGCCAACAGCGGAACCCATTCCTCAAGAAGCAGCAAGGGAAGAGATAGATTTGAATGAGACGGCTAAGAAACAAGGCTTAATGACTGATGACGAATTTCAGGCAATTTTGGATGGAGTAAATCAGAGGGAAGATGATACTACCACGATGGTTGAGGATTTGGACCTCACATctagggcagtaggagaggaaGAGCCAGAGTTAGAAACTCCCCAGACAGAGGTGGGGGAGAGTGATGAGCATATAGAGGAAGAGTTAGTACCAAGAGCGGAGGTACCAGAACCAGTAGCACCTCCGAGGGCAGAGAGGCCGAAGCCAGAGAGG gaacccgaagaagagaaagacgagGATGATGGAGAGGAAGCTAGATATCAGGAAGAAAGGAAGCGAAAAGGGAAAGCTCTTATAAAGAAGAAACCCAGTGTCAAGAGGCAGCGCACAGCAAATACAGGCGTAGTCATAACTGAAGCCGTTCAGAGAACCCCACCAAGCCGCAGGGAACagagtgatagcgaatacgctaTCACTGAAGAGTCGGACTCAGATAGCGACATATCCTTGGAGAATGAGGAGTGCAGTGAGCAACAACTCCCGCGCAATCATCGGGAGCTAGTGCACcccccggtagagagactgCGGTACCGGCACTGGGCAGTAGACCTTACTGACGATCTGGTGGAGGAAATGAAGTTATTCGACTCTAAGAAGCTAAGGTCTTCGAtggcaaggatgaaggga GAGTTGGAAACGGGGAAGCTAGTGAGAGAAGCCGGACCGAGTGGCCACGGCCgaactaatgaaccacgagtatcagaggaggtagTACCCGAGACGgaagaagcagagcagaaagaagaagcgGAACAAGAAAAATCTGAGGAAGAACCATCCGGAAACGAGGAAGAGGAGTTGaaggaaccacctgcaccagtCCCTGCACCGAGGAGAAGTAGGAGAAATgtgtga
- the LOC121781524 gene encoding proline-rich AKT1 substrate 1-like yields MGKKAWAKKIKLTSTCREETPESPPPREGQPPSPQPEPQLPEPTPQAPTMVSLDAMAEFLRQQDPNRYWAAALAGFSQIGGKGSMTGETPSEPIMQSTVQPPSSILISSKIPLGRESPSIIAPPESAEPSQTLQQSDSMEFDPISAHYDSDAEEREARRREEEKGQKGGDEP; encoded by the coding sequence atgggaaagaaagcatggGCAAAGAAAATCAAACTCACTTCAACCTGTAGGGAAGAAActccagaatcaccaccgccGCGGGAAGGACagccgccgagcccacaaccaGAACCGCAACTACCGGAGCCGACTCCTCAGGCGCCAACAATGGTCTCATTGGATGCAATGGCAGAATTCCTTCGACAGCAGGACCCTAATAGATATTGGgcggcggcgctggccggttttAGTCAAATCGGGGGAAAAGGGAGCATGACCGGAGAAACCCCATCTGAACCGATTATGCAATCCACGGTACAACCACCCAGCTCCATTCTGATTTCCTCCAAAATTCCACTAGGAAGAGAATCTCCCTCAATTATCGCACCGCCTGAGTCTGCGGAGCCCTCCCAAACTCTACAACAGAGTGATTCGATGGAGTTTGACCCCATCTCCGCCCATTACGATTCCGACGCAGAAGAACGTGAAgcgagaagaagagaagaggaaAAGGGCCAGAAGGGAGGCGATGAACCATAG